A section of the Dehalococcoidia bacterium genome encodes:
- a CDS encoding OpgC domain-containing protein yields MLRWLRYQTTGKRDLRLDFIRGYCVFMMVVDHLSGPSLLYFITGNNRYIVSAAEGFVFISGIVMGLVYRPLAERRGFEEVCIRALGRAAQLYLLFVGLTLAMVGLSLAIGAPIAFPINDPLAWAVGILTLHQSAYLTDVLLFYTLAVAFAPLPMLFFRRKQTAAVLAASSLLWAAYQLWPDLVQLPWPIERQDAFPFAAWQLLFVMGLALGWHEQRVRQALQRIPVPAIALGLLAALGGLLAAFHLSVPLGQAVGGPLGFYLADLFYKFDLRPGRVLALLVVFGLFYLVLTLFWRPINAGVGWLLLPLGQHALDAYSVHIFFVVILGATRVRLGPEDALSTLPNTILQLACVLIIWALVRYGVIDWMLGRTRTSERQPAVAGAV; encoded by the coding sequence ATGCTGCGTTGGCTGCGCTATCAGACGACGGGAAAACGCGACCTGCGGCTCGATTTTATCCGCGGGTATTGCGTATTCATGATGGTCGTCGACCATCTCAGCGGACCATCGTTGCTCTACTTTATCACTGGCAACAACCGCTACATTGTCTCGGCGGCCGAAGGGTTTGTCTTCATCTCGGGGATCGTGATGGGCCTAGTTTATCGGCCGCTCGCCGAGCGGCGGGGGTTCGAGGAAGTGTGCATCCGCGCCCTCGGCCGCGCAGCGCAGCTCTATCTGCTCTTTGTCGGGCTCACCCTTGCGATGGTAGGCCTGTCGCTCGCGATCGGCGCGCCGATCGCGTTCCCCATCAACGACCCCCTTGCTTGGGCCGTCGGCATTCTCACGCTCCATCAGTCTGCCTATTTGACCGACGTGCTGCTGTTCTATACCCTCGCCGTTGCCTTCGCGCCGCTGCCGATGCTCTTCTTCCGGCGAAAGCAAACCGCTGCTGTTCTCGCTGCGAGCTCCTTGCTCTGGGCGGCCTATCAATTGTGGCCAGACCTCGTTCAGCTCCCCTGGCCGATTGAGCGACAGGATGCCTTTCCGTTCGCGGCCTGGCAGCTGCTTTTCGTGATGGGCTTGGCTCTCGGCTGGCACGAGCAGCGAGTGCGCCAAGCGCTGCAGCGAATCCCGGTGCCCGCGATCGCCCTCGGGCTGCTCGCCGCCCTCGGCGGTCTCCTCGCCGCTTTTCACCTCAGCGTGCCCCTTGGGCAAGCGGTGGGCGGACCGCTCGGCTTCTATCTCGCCGACCTGTTCTATAAGTTTGACCTCCGCCCCGGACGGGTGCTGGCGCTGCTTGTCGTCTTCGGTCTGTTCTACCTCGTGCTGACCCTCTTTTGGCGACCGATCAACGCGGGCGTCGGCTGGCTCCTTCTCCCCCTCGGCCAGCATGCGCTCGATGCGTACAGCGTGCATATCTTCTTTGTGGTCATCCTCGGAGCGACCCGGGTCCGTCTTGGGCCGGAGGATGCCCTCTCCACCCTTCCCAACACCATCCTTCAGCTCGCTTGTGTGCTGATTATCTGGGCTCTCGTGCGCTACGGCGTGATCGACTGGATGCTGGGGCGAACCCGCACCTCGGAGCGCCAGCCCGCTGTCGCCGGCGCGGTCTAG
- a CDS encoding LLM class flavin-dependent oxidoreductase: protein MAQIAPRVRFVVMATPMPTPRQPTDIDAVLHRAAEAERAGFDVVSVADWAVSDPFPLLTLLAQRTERVDLITRVVANATRSPLLLASAAVWIDTVSNGRFILGLGASIPNIVQGRHGFPFDRPATRMIDSLTIIRALMGDDLPGVTRNADGTVRYSGKAIQVERAAIDLPPRRTPIVIAAAGPRMLEIAGMLADGIILEMTTPGFVRWALEQVRRGAARVGRPLERFEVVSQPSILFEPTTPERQRRWEGAMNFYINHCVYPEFDRLWDVSGLGDEARAVREAALAGDRARAEQLMVETIYPHLVVTGGQPDTLAAFWQWLDSHLDAGVTMVGLPLELEETIGVPLDTVKARVAGRSTAPAAS, encoded by the coding sequence ATGGCCCAAATCGCGCCGCGGGTGCGCTTCGTGGTGATGGCAACCCCCATGCCGACGCCGCGCCAGCCGACCGACATTGACGCAGTCTTGCACCGCGCCGCGGAAGCCGAGCGCGCAGGCTTTGATGTCGTCTCGGTCGCCGACTGGGCAGTGTCGGACCCCTTTCCGCTCCTCACGCTGCTCGCCCAGCGCACCGAGCGGGTCGACCTGATCACGCGCGTTGTCGCGAACGCGACGCGCAGTCCGCTCCTGCTCGCCTCTGCCGCCGTCTGGATCGACACCGTGTCGAACGGCCGCTTCATTCTCGGCCTTGGGGCGAGTATTCCCAACATTGTTCAAGGACGGCACGGCTTTCCCTTCGATCGTCCCGCGACGCGGATGATCGACAGCCTAACCATCATCCGCGCGCTGATGGGCGACGACCTGCCGGGCGTAACACGGAATGCTGACGGGACGGTCCGCTACAGCGGCAAGGCGATCCAGGTTGAGCGAGCGGCGATCGATCTTCCGCCTCGGCGGACGCCGATCGTGATCGCGGCGGCGGGACCGCGGATGCTCGAAATCGCCGGCATGCTCGCCGATGGCATCATCCTCGAGATGACCACGCCGGGCTTCGTTCGCTGGGCGCTCGAGCAGGTCCGGAGGGGAGCAGCGCGCGTCGGCCGACCGCTTGAACGCTTCGAGGTAGTCTCTCAGCCCTCGATCCTGTTCGAGCCCACCACCCCCGAACGGCAGCGGCGATGGGAGGGGGCGATGAATTTCTACATCAATCATTGCGTCTACCCCGAGTTCGACCGGCTGTGGGACGTGTCGGGCCTCGGCGATGAAGCGCGGGCCGTCCGTGAGGCGGCCCTTGCCGGCGACCGCGCCCGCGCTGAGCAGTTGATGGTAGAGACGATTTATCCTCATCTCGTGGTGACCGGCGGCCAGCCGGACACCCTCGCCGCATTTTGGCAGTGGCTGGACAGCCATCTCGATGCCGGCGTGACGATGGTCGGCTTGCCGCTTGAGCTTGAGGAGACAATCGGCGTGCCGCTCGACACTGTGAAAGCGCGCGTGGCGGGCCGCTCGACCGCGCCGGCAGCTTCGTGA
- a CDS encoding SIS domain-containing protein — MGHAASYLREAIQILEQLDPTPIEAIADLLVQTRARGGRLFVLGVGGGAGHASHAVSDFRKIAGIEAYAPSDNVTELTARINDDGWETVYAHWLAGSRLRREDMILVFSVGGGDLERNISPNLVRALDYARAVGATIAGVVGRDGGYTARVADACVIIPTVNPATVTPHTEAFQAVIWHLLVCHPAVQAAPMKWESAAR, encoded by the coding sequence GTGGGACACGCCGCTAGCTATCTGCGTGAGGCGATCCAGATCCTCGAGCAGCTCGACCCGACGCCGATTGAAGCGATCGCCGACCTCCTTGTTCAGACCCGCGCGCGCGGCGGTCGGCTCTTCGTGCTCGGGGTCGGCGGCGGCGCCGGCCACGCGTCGCATGCAGTCTCCGATTTCCGCAAGATCGCTGGGATAGAGGCGTACGCGCCGAGCGATAACGTCACCGAACTGACCGCTCGGATCAACGATGACGGCTGGGAAACAGTGTACGCGCACTGGCTCGCCGGAAGCCGCTTGCGCCGGGAGGATATGATCCTCGTCTTCTCGGTCGGCGGCGGCGACCTTGAGCGGAATATCAGCCCGAACCTCGTGCGCGCACTCGACTATGCTCGCGCCGTCGGCGCCACGATCGCCGGCGTCGTCGGCCGAGACGGCGGCTACACTGCCCGCGTCGCCGACGCCTGCGTCATCATTCCGACTGTCAACCCTGCCACCGTCACTCCCCATACGGAAGCTTTCCAAGCAGTGATCTGGCACCTGCTCGTCTGCCATCCAGCGGTGCAAGCGGCTCCGATGAAGTGGGAGTCTGCAGCACGATGA
- a CDS encoding ABC transporter substrate-binding protein, giving the protein MRAFLGRLLLGVVALTAACAPAATPQQTGGAQQPAGPRRAADQTLRVGTSANPSTLTPEGAATSITLYSLQFDNLINLDANYNIRPSAAEKWEILPDNSAWRWTLRKDLVFGNGDKATAEDVVNWIQTLLQPSPANTVGNQLVFVSGARVVDEYTFDVLIRQRDFSMPYLGANIFVVSKKVMEQVGGLRELSVNPKGAGTGPYEFVEYRQGDVVVYRLRSDPHPWRKPIATEVRWRVIPEQGQRINGLRTGELDIAIGISNVELVEQAKRDNIKVDAKPDSYTNIIFDQKTIATTPLADKRVRQAMNYAVDKDAIARTLYRGYGIPIGQLSVPGTLNFNDQIRPYPYDPALARRLLAEAGYPNGFKLQGIDISAAEFAPLFQAVQSAHRDIGIEYDITPNEFAQYVQIALGQRPRKEMISAGGNNPNGIFTFTWQFLKCDRPPALVIWCVPEMDRLLSEAYAEADPNRRRQLLQAAGKAWADEVPMIFLIATSSFVLSAPKIEGFAREVPAYYTFDSVYRTE; this is encoded by the coding sequence ATGCGGGCGTTCCTCGGACGATTACTGCTCGGGGTAGTTGCGCTCACCGCGGCCTGCGCGCCGGCAGCTACGCCTCAGCAGACGGGCGGAGCGCAGCAGCCGGCGGGGCCGCGCCGCGCTGCTGACCAGACTTTGCGCGTGGGGACAAGCGCCAACCCCTCGACCCTTACCCCTGAAGGCGCAGCGACCAGTATCACGCTCTATTCGCTTCAGTTCGATAACCTCATCAATCTGGACGCGAACTACAACATTCGTCCGTCTGCTGCCGAGAAGTGGGAGATCTTGCCGGATAACAGCGCTTGGCGCTGGACGCTGCGCAAGGACCTCGTCTTCGGCAACGGCGACAAGGCGACGGCCGAGGACGTTGTCAACTGGATTCAGACGCTTCTCCAGCCGTCCCCGGCGAACACGGTGGGCAATCAGCTCGTCTTTGTCAGCGGGGCGCGGGTTGTCGATGAGTACACCTTCGATGTGCTGATCCGGCAGCGCGACTTCTCGATGCCCTATCTCGGCGCGAACATCTTCGTCGTCTCGAAGAAGGTGATGGAGCAAGTCGGTGGGCTGCGCGAGCTCTCGGTCAATCCGAAGGGAGCGGGAACGGGGCCCTACGAATTTGTTGAGTATCGTCAGGGCGACGTGGTCGTCTACCGGCTGCGCAGTGATCCGCATCCTTGGCGCAAGCCGATCGCGACGGAAGTGCGGTGGCGCGTTATTCCAGAGCAGGGGCAGCGCATCAACGGGCTGCGGACGGGCGAACTGGATATCGCGATCGGGATCTCGAACGTCGAGCTTGTCGAGCAGGCCAAGCGCGACAACATCAAGGTCGACGCCAAGCCGGATAGCTACACTAACATCATCTTCGACCAGAAGACGATTGCCACCACACCGCTCGCCGACAAGCGCGTTCGCCAAGCGATGAACTATGCCGTGGATAAGGACGCAATCGCGCGGACGCTCTACCGCGGCTACGGGATCCCGATCGGCCAGCTGTCGGTTCCGGGGACATTGAATTTCAACGACCAGATCCGGCCGTATCCCTACGACCCGGCCCTCGCGCGGCGACTGCTCGCCGAGGCGGGCTATCCGAACGGCTTCAAGCTCCAAGGCATCGATATCTCCGCGGCTGAGTTTGCGCCGCTCTTCCAAGCCGTTCAGAGTGCGCACCGCGACATCGGCATCGAGTATGACATCACGCCGAACGAGTTCGCGCAGTACGTCCAGATCGCGCTCGGTCAGCGCCCGCGCAAGGAGATGATCTCGGCGGGCGGCAACAACCCGAATGGGATCTTCACCTTCACTTGGCAGTTCCTGAAGTGCGACCGGCCGCCCGCCCTTGTCATCTGGTGCGTGCCGGAGATGGACCGCCTGCTCAGCGAGGCCTATGCGGAGGCCGACCCGAACCGGCGGCGGCAGCTGCTCCAAGCGGCGGGAAAGGCGTGGGCCGATGAGGTGCCGATGATCTTCCTTATCGCGACCTCCAGCTTTGTCTTGAGCGCTCCCAAGATCGAGGGGTTCGCCCGCGAAGTGCCGGCCTACTACACCTTCGACAGCGTCTATCGCACCGAATAA
- a CDS encoding CoA pyrophosphatase, giving the protein MPISTSDLPARLAAALHSRERFILPAAERRQLREGAVLALLVPQTDDFALVFTRRTDQVATHKGQIAFPGGGSEPSDRTLWDTALRETYEELGIPPALIEYVGALDDLATTSRFALTPFVGLMRARPRYVPQETEVAEVFEAPLQHLLHPANQTVYRYERDGLFVVSPAFRFGNHLIWGVTARILEGLVGILRALRNE; this is encoded by the coding sequence GTGCCTATCTCGACTAGCGACCTTCCGGCGCGGCTCGCCGCCGCGCTTCACAGCCGAGAGCGGTTTATCCTTCCTGCCGCGGAGCGGCGCCAGCTGCGGGAAGGCGCCGTGCTCGCGCTGCTTGTGCCGCAGACCGACGATTTCGCGCTGGTCTTCACCCGCCGCACCGACCAGGTCGCGACCCACAAGGGGCAGATCGCATTTCCTGGCGGCGGCAGCGAGCCGAGCGACCGCACCCTCTGGGATACCGCGCTCCGCGAAACGTACGAAGAGCTCGGCATCCCGCCCGCCTTGATCGAATATGTCGGCGCGCTTGACGACCTCGCCACCACCAGCCGCTTCGCTCTCACTCCTTTCGTCGGCCTGATGCGTGCGCGGCCGCGCTATGTTCCTCAGGAAACCGAGGTCGCCGAGGTGTTCGAGGCGCCGCTCCAGCACTTGCTCCATCCGGCGAACCAGACAGTGTATCGCTACGAGCGCGACGGTCTCTTCGTTGTCTCCCCGGCCTTCCGGTTTGGCAACCACCTGATCTGGGGCGTGACCGCCCGTATCCTCGAGGGATTGGTCGGCATCCTCCGCGCCTTGCGCAACGAGTAG